The DNA segment ATTATGACTAAGTTCAATCACACCACGCTAAGCGCCAAAAAAAGTGTCTTAGCGACGGCATTGCTTGCAATATTTAGCCTGCCAACTATTGCAGCACCTGACAGCAGCACTGACACATACACGACTAAATCTGGTATTCAAGTCACGCCGTCACTAAGTATAGACGCTAAATACGATGATAACATTTATAACCAAACGAATAATGAAACAAGTAGTGCGGTATTAATTGTAGCACCTGCGGTTAGTTTTAAAATTGATAATGGTATTAACACCTTCTCGTTTGATGTTGGCCTGAACGCTGGCACTTACGCAGAAAATGCGGATGATAACTATGTTGATGGTGACTTGGGTGTTGCTGTGCATATTGAAAACGGTAAATCACACCGTTTTGATTTTACTGCGTCGATAGCGAGTATTTCAGAGCAACGTGGTTCGGGATTAAGTGAAGGTGCTTTTGATCCGAATGCGGACTTGATCCGTTATTCAGACCTGTTGTTAACCGCAACCTATGAATATGGTATACGCAGCACGCAGGCGCGTATCGCATTTACCACTGAAGCAGGTACCACAGATTATAACAACAACAATGTGTTTGCTACCGCCGACAGCAACGTATCAAACAACTTATTTGGTACCACGTTTTATTACAATACCAACGCATTTACCGAAGTATCGCTGACCCTAAACGGTGATTACATTCGTTATGATACCGCATCACTAAAAGATTCTGATGTTTATAACGCGCTGCTGGGTTTGAAGTGGCAGAGTTCGTCAGTCATTACTCTCGATGGTAAGTTAGGTTTTGAATTTAAACAATTTGAGAACACTGCGGTTGACGATTTTGATGGCTTAACTTGGGATATCGGTGCTAAGTGGCAACCGCTACGTTATACCTCTTTCTACCTGTCAACGACACAGGCTTCACAAGACCCTGATTCTGCAGATGGCTCTTACTTAGTAGAGCGTGATGTTGATCTATCTTGGGTTCACGCCTGGAGTTCAAAAGTGGATACCTCACTGGCTGTGACTTATCAACAAGACGAATATGAAAATGAAGCGAATAACCGTTTAGATGAATACTTGAAATATACCGCGGCTGTTGATTACTCATTTACGCAATGGTTAGACGCGTCGCTGTATGCTGAAATGATCAATAACGATTCTAACCAGCAAAACATTTCTTATGACAAATTTGTCACCGGTTTAAACCTTACATTTACCCTATAACATGTTCAGCGCGATAGTGATCATGACATGATTAGCATTGCGCCTCCGCTATGTTTAATACACAGGTTGTTACTGATACAAGGATTGCACTGATAGGTGCTGTCCCTGTAACTGCCCTCACGCCATTAATATCACCCCATTAAAGAGTCATTATGAAAAAGTTGTACTTATGCCTTGTTTTATTCGCTGGCATTTTATTTTCGACCGTGCAGGCGGAAGATGCGTATGTGTTAGGCCCTGGCGATCAAATTGAATTTAAAGTGTATGGTCAAGACGATCTCACGGTAAATACGCTGTTAAGTAATAGTGGTTTAATTAATTACCCTTTTTTGGGGCAAATTAAAGTGACTGGTTTATCCGTTAAAAAAGTGGAACAACTGATTTATCGTGGTTTGGTGGGGGATTATCTGATTGAACCAAACGTATATGTGCAAGTGACTAAATACCGTCCTTTTTATATTCACGGTGAAGTGAACAAGCCGGGTGGTTATTCTTATCAGCCCGGTATGACGGTGAACCAGGCGATTGCGTTAGCAGGTGGGTTCACCGACCGAGCATCAGAAGAAAAAGTGTTTATTTATAAAGAAAGTGATAAGGATAAACAAATTCACGCCAGCCTGACTTACCGGGTAAATGCGGGTGATACCATTACTATTGAACAAAGGTTCTTCTAATGACTGACATGACGAGTAGTAATAGCATGATAAAAAAACAGCCGGTGGAAGAGGTTATCAATCTCAGTAATTATTTTAAAATTATTAATCAGTTTAAATGGCGGATCTTTTTTCTGGCTACCGCCGTGGCTATTTTAACAGCCATTATTGTTAAAAATATCACGCCGACATTCCAAGCTACCTCAACCTTGTTGATTGAAGCTAATCAAGCCAAAGCGGTATCCTTCGAAGAGGTGATGGGCTTAGATTCCAATCGTAAAGAATATTATTTAACTCAATTTGAAATTTTAAAGTCGAACACCATTGCCGCTGCCGTTATTACTCAGCTTAACTTGCAGGATGAAGCTGAATTCCAGCCGCAACAGGGTGAGTCGGTGATGGACATGTTGCGTGACGCGCTCCCTTTCTTACCAACAGATGTCGCTGAAGTATTAACAGAGCAAGAGCTTGAAGAGCGTAAATTACGGGCTTTAATTAGGCAATTTAGTGAGCAGTTAACCATCCAACCGGTCCGTAAAACGCAATTAGTGTCTATCTCGTTTGACAGTCAGGACCCAAGGCTAGCCGCTAAAGTAGCGAATGCCGTCGGTGATGTATATATACAGCAAGATTTGTTTGATAAAATTTCGGTGAATGAAAGTGCGTCAGGGTGGTTGCACTCACGCTTGTCAGACTTACGGGTGACCTTGAATAAGTCCGAAGCCAAACTGCAAACATACAGCAATAAAGAAAATCTGATTAGCCAAAGTGGCGAAGGAGTCTCTGCATTAATTTCCAAAGAACTTGATCAAACCTCGCAGCAATTAACGCAGGCCCGCAATGAGTATAATCAATTGCGTAGTATTGTTGCGTTAGTGAAAGAACAAGGGACGAAAGATTTAGCATTGTTAGAATCCATGCCTGAAATTAGCTCGCACCCGGCGATTGTGTCATTGCGAGATAATCAAATTGAAGTGGAGTTGAAAATTTCCGATCTCTCTAAAGTGTATGGACCTAAACATCCAAAATTCAAGTCGGCACAATCAGAGTGGCACACAGTAACAAAACGCATGAAATCGCGGATCCTGAAGATCGTTTCAGGACTGGATAAAAGTTTAATCACGAAAAAGCGCAACATTAACGCGTTAGAAAGAGATCTTGCGAGTATTAAAGCCAAATATCACCGTGTGGTCAGCAAAGAGAATATTTACCGTAAGCTACAACGTGAAGTGAATACCAACCGTAAGATCTTTGATACGTTCTTATCGCGCGCCAAGGAAACGGAAGTCACCAGTGACTTTAACTCGGCGGTTGCGCGTTTTACTGATCGCGCCTTCGCCCCGGAACGGCCAATTAAACCGAAAAAAGCATTGATCGTGTTGTTGGCATTTGTGGCTACGTTTGGTTTAGGTATTGTGGCGGCGTTTGTGTTTGAATCGCTAAACGATAACTTTAAATCGGCAAAAGATATTGAAGATAAATTGTCTTTCCGCATGTTAGGATTACTGCCGTTAGTTGTGCTTAAAAAACACCAAGACTTGGAACTGCATCACTTCTTTACTGATACCGGTCGTCGCTTTGCTGAATCGGTGCGCACCTTACGTACCAGTTATATTTTAACGCATCATGAAGACGATAAAGTCATTGCTATCACATCATCGATACCCGGTGAAGGCAAGTCAACGACATCGGTTAATTTAGCATTCTCATTGGGTCAAATGGGTAATGTCTTGTTGATTGATGGTGATATGCGTAAACCGAGTATTTGTAAACGTTTTTCGATCCCCAATTATCATGCGGGTTTATCCAATATGATCGCCCAAACTGAAGTATTGGACGACTGCTTATATTACGATGACCAGTCAAATATTACCGTGATGCCATGTGGTAATTTACCGAGTAATCCACAGGAATTGTTGGCGTCTAAGCACTTTGCACAGCTCATTAAGCAGTTAAAACTGACTTACGATTACATTATTATTGATACACCGCCGATTAACGCCGTCAGTGATGCACTGATCATTGCCAAGCAGGCTGATTCGTTAATTTATGTGGTTAAAAGTGATGATACCCGCACTGGTGTGGTGAGAAACGGTGTTGGTCGTTTGGTTGATGCCAACATCAAAATTGCCGGTATTGTGCTAAATAAGGTGGATATCAGAGCAAGTTCAAATAGTGATTATTATTACGGTTATTACAGTGATAAAGCCTATGGTAGCGCTGTTAAGACTAATACATCGGCGAGTAATGATATTCTTACCGGCAAAGTTGATCCCGAGGGTAAGCTGCAATTGTTATCATGATAGTGCGCCGCGAACAAGAGGCAGTAACTGTAAAACGCACCGCAGTACCGCGAACTATGCTTGTTTTGCTGTTGTTACTTGGTTGTCTATATGCGGGTTATACGGCCTTTTATAAAGGGTATGCCAATGCCTGGTACTACCAAGCTGAGTTTGCTATCAATGCTTGGGCTAAGCAAGGCAAGGTAACCAGCCGGAGTGAATATGACTCGGCGTTGGCAGCGATTAATAAAGCCCATGCGCTTGATCCGAGTTATCCGCATTATGCCCATATTAATGGCCGTATTTTACATTGGGGCATCATCAGTGGTTTTGAAGACGAGGCTCAATACACGACGGTAAGATCTCTCTATTTAGCTGCGGTTGCACGCCGCCCAATGTGGCCTGATGTATGGATTGATCTTGCCATCACCAATAATTATCTTGATGGTTACAATGTTGATACTCAGCAATACTTGGCTAATGCAATCGAAACGGGTCCTTATATTAAAGAGGTTATTTCAGGTTCGATGCAAATTTTGTTATCGAACTGGGCGCTATTATCAGGTAAAGACAAGCAGCTCATGTTTGATCAATTTGCTAAGTCAGTTACACACCCTCATTTGTTAAAAGCTAACCTGGCTTTTGCTACATCAATCGGGAAACAAAAACTGTTGTGTTTGCAATTAAAATTTAAACCTGAATACCAGACCGTAAAATCCACTTGGTCTTACAATAAATATTGTAAATAAATCTTTATTTTCACTCTCTCTTCATTGGTCCTAATGGCTAAATACGCGTTATAACTATTCATATAAATTCGCTATGTTTTTACCCCCATAAGTTTGATGAATGTTGAGTATTTATGTAAAAATCCTTCGGCACATGCTGCTTTAATTTTAATTTTAGGTTAAAAATGTTATATTTGTGAACACTCTGCAAGAGGCTTTAACTTTATTATTGCTGAATTCACCTCAATAACCGTTGAATTCACCTATCAAATGAGTAAGTTAGGGTGATACCCAAGTTACTTCAAGATGCTATATCAGAGACGAGTAGGGTGTGCATCCTGAAGTAGCTTGGGTATATACATAACAAGGATGTCCACCATGGGTGGCATAAACTAAGAGGAATGAGTCGTGTTAGAAGCTTATCGTAAACATGTCGAAGAACGTGCCGCTGCTGGGGTTGTGCCTAAACCTCTTGATGCAGAACAAGTTGCTGGTCTAGTTGAATTGCTGAAAGCACCAATCGCTGGCGAAGAAGAATTTTTGTTAGATCTTTTAACCAATCGCGTACCACCGGGTGTGGATGAAGCTGCTTATGTTAAAGCGGGCTTTTTAACTGCGATTGTTAAAGGTGAGGCGACATCGCCGATCTTATCTGCAGAACGTGCGACTGAACTACTTGGCACGATGCAAGGTGGTTACAACATCGAAACATTGGTTGAATTACTCGATGTTGACGCGCTGGCTCCGATTGCTGCAAAAGGTTTGTCACACACACTATTAATGTTCGATGCTTTCTATACGGTTGAAGAAAAAGCTAAAGCAGGTAATAAATTCGCACAGCAAGTGATGCAATCTTGGGCTGATGCTGAATGGTTCTTAAAGAAACCTGCAGTGGCGAAAAAACTCACTGTTACTGTATTTAAAGTACCTGGCGAAACCAATACCGATGACTTATCTCCGGCACCCGATGCATGGTCTCGCCCTGATATTCCATTGCATGCACTGGCAATGCTTAAAAATGAGCGTGAAGGTGTTTCTGCAAATCCATTGCAAGAAATTGAAAAACTAAAAGAAAAAGGCCATCAAGTTGCTTACGTTGGTGATGTTGTTGGTACTGGTTCTTCGCGTAAATCAGCAACTAACTCTGTGTTATGGTGCATGGGTGATGATATCCCATTCGTACCGAACAAACGTGGTGGTGGTATTTGTATTGGTTCTAAGATCGCGCCAATTTTCTTCAATACCATGGAAGATTCAGGTGCACTACCACTCGAATTTGATGTAACTAGCTTAAATACTGGTGACGTTATCGATATCTTCCCTTATGAAGGTGTTGTTAAAAATCACGAAACTGGCACAGTGATCACTGAGTTCAAGATAAAAACTGATGTAATTCTTGATGAAGTGCGTGCTGGTGGTCGTATCCCACTGATTATTGGTCGTGGTTTAACGACGCGTGCGCGTATCGCCCTTGGTCTAGAAGATTCAACGGTATTCCGTTTACCTGCAGACGTTGCAGCTTCAAGCAAAGGTTATACCTTGGCGCAGAAGATGGTTGGTAAAGCATGTGGTGTAGCAGGCGTACGGCCTAACCAATATTGCGAACCAAAAATGACCACGGTTGGTTCTCAAGATACCACGGGTCCAATGACACGTGATGAGCTAAAAGATTTAGCTTGTCTGGGTTTCTCGGCTGACTTAGTGATGCAGTCTTTCTGCCATACGGCGGCTTATCCAAAACCAGTGGATGTTGAAACTCACCATACACTGCCTGACTTTATCCGTAACCGCGCGGGTGTGTCGTTACGTCCAGGTGATGGTGTAATTCACTCTTGGTTAAACCGTATGTTACTACCTGATACAGTAGGTACTGGTGGTGATTCACATACCCGTTTCCCATTAGGTATTTCTTTCCCTGCGGGTTCTGGTCTGGTTGCATTCGCAGCAGCAACTGGCGTTATGCCACTGGATATGCCTGAATCTATTTTGGTGCGCTTTAAAGGTGAACTACAACCGGGTATCACACTACGTGATCTCGTCAATGCAATCCCTTATTATGCGATTAAACAAGGCCTACTGACTGTTGAGAAAGCAGGTAAAATTAATGCATTCTCTGGTCGGATACTGGAAATTGAAGGTCTACCCGATCTAAAAGTTGAGCAAGCATTCGAATTATCGGATTCATCTGCTGAACGTTCTGCGGCAGGTTGTTCTATCAAGCTTAACGAAGCGCCAATCATTGAATACCTAGAGTCTAACATCGTGATGTTAAAGTGGATGATTGCTGAAGGTTATGGCGATGCGAAGACGATTGCTCGTCGTGTAGTTGAAATGCAAGCATGGATCGCTAATCCACAATTGCTTGAAGCGGACGCGGATGCAGAATACGCTGAGATCATCGAAATCGATCTGGCGGATGTGACAGAGCCTATCCTAGCTTGTCCAAATGACCCAGATGATGTGAAACTATTATCTGCTGTTGCGGGTGTTAAAATTGACGAAGTATTCGTGGGTTCCTGTATGACTAATATCGGTCATTTCCGTGCAGCGGGTAAACTACTGGAGAAATTCAACGGTACACTGCCAACACGTATGTGGATTGTTCCACCAACGCGTATGGATGCCGCACAATTAAGTGATGAAGGTTACTATGCAATCTTCGGTAAAGCGGGCGCTCGTACCGAAATGCCAGGTTGTTCACTGTGTATGGGTAACCAAGCACGTGTGGGTGATAATACCACGGTTGTTTCTACGTCAACGCGTAACTTTCCGAACCGTTTAGGTAATGGTGCTAACGTTTACCTCAGTTCTGCTGAAGTTGCTGCAGTCGCGGCGATTAAAGGTAAGATCCCTACGGTTGCAGAGTACATGGAACTGGCGTCTGAGATTGATGCAACAGCGGCGGATACCTACCGTTACTTAAACTTCGATAAAATTTCGTCTTACATTGAAAAAGCGAACGAAGTGATTGTTCAAGAAGCAGTTTAATTAGCATTCGGCTAACTTAAACGCTCGCTGCTTTAGTATAAGCGGCAAATTTGCTAAAATAAACGGCGATCTATGGTTCACATGGGTCGCCGTTTTTTTTGAATCGGGTATTAATATAAAATAGTATCGTAAGCTATCCTAATAGGAACATGCAGAGTGATCACACATAAATTCATTGCTGAAAATCTGGTCGGTAGAGATTATTTTGTTGGTGACATCCACGGCGAGCTACCGCTATTAATGCGTGCCTTGACCCGCTGCCGTTTTGATTTTGATAACGACCGGTTATTTTCAGTCGGTGATATGATTGATCGCGGACCACAATCATTGCATACCTTAAACTTGCTCAATGAATCGTGGTTTTTTGCCGTACTTGGTAACCATGAAGAGATGTTGCTTGCTGAAGATGAGCATAAGTTGACTCGTCTACATAAAAACGCCGGGGGAGAATGGTTTTATGCGCTTGCTCCAGAACAGCAAACTGCTTGTAAGTTACTAATTAAACAACATTGCAGTTATGCGCTAACGGTTAAAACGGCGCAGGGTTCTGTCGGCATTAGTCATGCGTTTGCGCCTGTTGATTGGCATGTGTTTTTGGATGAGAGCGGCATAGAGTCAAGTTTACTGGATGATTTAGTTTGGTCTACTGCCCCGTATGTAGCGGTTAAAAAAGGCGAATTTAGCCGGATTGACAATGTTGATGTCACCATTCATGGCCATGTTAATTGTAGCCAGGTAGTGACGAATCAGAACCAACTGTGGATTGATACGTTAAGTAAAACTAAACGTTTAACTGTGCTGTCGAGCAAGCAAATATTTTCGGTTATTTAATACTGCTGTTGTTGCTACAATCTCAGTGAGAGCACCTATTAAACTTTTTTCTATTAACTAAAAGCAGGCATAACCGTGGATTTTGAATTTCGTAAAGATACCCTAACTGATACCTATCGAGTAATAATATCAATGGAGCAGACTGCGTTAGGTAGTTGGATACAAGGCACTTTAGGCACGGATAAAGCCACTATTGCGTTGATTCAAGCTGAAATTGATTTATTAAAAGTCCGTAAAAAACAAGAGTATCGTTTAGTTGGTGATGAGATGACATTAACCCTGACCCAAGAAGATGCGTGTGCGTGTACTAATTCGGAGTTAATGGATTTTGGTGACGTGCTTGAAGACGACATGAATTTGTATGATGCAGAAACAATGGCTGTGTGTGGCCTGGAGGATTTTGAGATCATACTCCAAGCTTGGTTAGAGTTTATCTGATCGTTATGGGGGAGGTTAGACGAAAAACGACCTGAATAACAGGCCCTTATTGAGACGATATTTGAATATACGTAATCAGGAATTGTGTTCCAATTACAGGTTAAGCGACCTGATGCTTAAATAATGCTGAGATGCTGTTTTTTGCCTGAATTAAACTTTCAGTTGCCATCGATTCACTTATTCCCATGCCTTCAGCATAAATAAATTGCGTGGAAGACAATCCCATGAATCCTAAGATGTTCCTAAGCCATGGTGTTTGCGTATCCATATGAGCATTGTCACCGCCAAACATGCCTCCACGCGTACACAATATATAAACAGGTTTATTATTTAATAACCCCATTGGACCTTTTTCAGTGTATTTAAATGTCACTCCTGCTCGCAGAACATAGTCTAAATAAGTTTGAAATATGGAAGGCGCCGCTAAATTGTATAATGGCATTCCGATCACCACTGCATCAGCCTCTCTAAGCTCATCAATTAAATGACCAGACAGTGCCAAAGCTTCTTGTTGAGCTTGAGTTTCACTTTGCCCCTGTTTTAATGCATTAATTACCATTTCATTTAAGTGTGGTATTGGTGACTTAGCTAAATCTCTTTCAACTACGTTACCGCCTTGCTCTAACCAATCTGCGATAAAATGCGAGACTAGTTTACCTGACTGCCCACCTGCATGTTGTAATGAAGTATTTATGGCTAATAATTT comes from the Moritella yayanosii genome and includes:
- a CDS encoding FMN-dependent NADH-azoreductase, whose amino-acid sequence is MTKKLLAINTSLQHAGGQSGKLVSHFIADWLEQGGNVVERDLAKSPIPHLNEMVINALKQGQSETQAQQEALALSGHLIDELREADAVVIGMPLYNLAAPSIFQTYLDYVLRAGVTFKYTEKGPMGLLNNKPVYILCTRGGMFGGDNAHMDTQTPWLRNILGFMGLSSTQFIYAEGMGISESMATESLIQAKNSISALFKHQVA
- a CDS encoding GumC family protein, producing MTDMTSSNSMIKKQPVEEVINLSNYFKIINQFKWRIFFLATAVAILTAIIVKNITPTFQATSTLLIEANQAKAVSFEEVMGLDSNRKEYYLTQFEILKSNTIAAAVITQLNLQDEAEFQPQQGESVMDMLRDALPFLPTDVAEVLTEQELEERKLRALIRQFSEQLTIQPVRKTQLVSISFDSQDPRLAAKVANAVGDVYIQQDLFDKISVNESASGWLHSRLSDLRVTLNKSEAKLQTYSNKENLISQSGEGVSALISKELDQTSQQLTQARNEYNQLRSIVALVKEQGTKDLALLESMPEISSHPAIVSLRDNQIEVELKISDLSKVYGPKHPKFKSAQSEWHTVTKRMKSRILKIVSGLDKSLITKKRNINALERDLASIKAKYHRVVSKENIYRKLQREVNTNRKIFDTFLSRAKETEVTSDFNSAVARFTDRAFAPERPIKPKKALIVLLAFVATFGLGIVAAFVFESLNDNFKSAKDIEDKLSFRMLGLLPLVVLKKHQDLELHHFFTDTGRRFAESVRTLRTSYILTHHEDDKVIAITSSIPGEGKSTTSVNLAFSLGQMGNVLLIDGDMRKPSICKRFSIPNYHAGLSNMIAQTEVLDDCLYYDDQSNITVMPCGNLPSNPQELLASKHFAQLIKQLKLTYDYIIIDTPPINAVSDALIIAKQADSLIYVVKSDDTRTGVVRNGVGRLVDANIKIAGIVLNKVDIRASSNSDYYYGYYSDKAYGSAVKTNTSASNDILTGKVDPEGKLQLLS
- a CDS encoding YacL family protein, whose product is MDFEFRKDTLTDTYRVIISMEQTALGSWIQGTLGTDKATIALIQAEIDLLKVRKKQEYRLVGDEMTLTLTQEDACACTNSELMDFGDVLEDDMNLYDAETMAVCGLEDFEIILQAWLEFI
- a CDS encoding VpsP family polysaccharide biosynthesis protein — encoded protein: MIVRREQEAVTVKRTAVPRTMLVLLLLLGCLYAGYTAFYKGYANAWYYQAEFAINAWAKQGKVTSRSEYDSALAAINKAHALDPSYPHYAHINGRILHWGIISGFEDEAQYTTVRSLYLAAVARRPMWPDVWIDLAITNNYLDGYNVDTQQYLANAIETGPYIKEVISGSMQILLSNWALLSGKDKQLMFDQFAKSVTHPHLLKANLAFATSIGKQKLLCLQLKFKPEYQTVKSTWSYNKYCK
- the acnB gene encoding bifunctional aconitate hydratase 2/2-methylisocitrate dehydratase, whose product is MLEAYRKHVEERAAAGVVPKPLDAEQVAGLVELLKAPIAGEEEFLLDLLTNRVPPGVDEAAYVKAGFLTAIVKGEATSPILSAERATELLGTMQGGYNIETLVELLDVDALAPIAAKGLSHTLLMFDAFYTVEEKAKAGNKFAQQVMQSWADAEWFLKKPAVAKKLTVTVFKVPGETNTDDLSPAPDAWSRPDIPLHALAMLKNEREGVSANPLQEIEKLKEKGHQVAYVGDVVGTGSSRKSATNSVLWCMGDDIPFVPNKRGGGICIGSKIAPIFFNTMEDSGALPLEFDVTSLNTGDVIDIFPYEGVVKNHETGTVITEFKIKTDVILDEVRAGGRIPLIIGRGLTTRARIALGLEDSTVFRLPADVAASSKGYTLAQKMVGKACGVAGVRPNQYCEPKMTTVGSQDTTGPMTRDELKDLACLGFSADLVMQSFCHTAAYPKPVDVETHHTLPDFIRNRAGVSLRPGDGVIHSWLNRMLLPDTVGTGGDSHTRFPLGISFPAGSGLVAFAAATGVMPLDMPESILVRFKGELQPGITLRDLVNAIPYYAIKQGLLTVEKAGKINAFSGRILEIEGLPDLKVEQAFELSDSSAERSAAGCSIKLNEAPIIEYLESNIVMLKWMIAEGYGDAKTIARRVVEMQAWIANPQLLEADADAEYAEIIEIDLADVTEPILACPNDPDDVKLLSAVAGVKIDEVFVGSCMTNIGHFRAAGKLLEKFNGTLPTRMWIVPPTRMDAAQLSDEGYYAIFGKAGARTEMPGCSLCMGNQARVGDNTTVVSTSTRNFPNRLGNGANVYLSSAEVAAVAAIKGKIPTVAEYMELASEIDATAADTYRYLNFDKISSYIEKANEVIVQEAV
- a CDS encoding polysaccharide biosynthesis/export family protein — translated: MKKLYLCLVLFAGILFSTVQAEDAYVLGPGDQIEFKVYGQDDLTVNTLLSNSGLINYPFLGQIKVTGLSVKKVEQLIYRGLVGDYLIEPNVYVQVTKYRPFYIHGEVNKPGGYSYQPGMTVNQAIALAGGFTDRASEEKVFIYKESDKDKQIHASLTYRVNAGDTITIEQRFF
- a CDS encoding metallophosphoesterase, whose product is MITHKFIAENLVGRDYFVGDIHGELPLLMRALTRCRFDFDNDRLFSVGDMIDRGPQSLHTLNLLNESWFFAVLGNHEEMLLAEDEHKLTRLHKNAGGEWFYALAPEQQTACKLLIKQHCSYALTVKTAQGSVGISHAFAPVDWHVFLDESGIESSLLDDLVWSTAPYVAVKKGEFSRIDNVDVTIHGHVNCSQVVTNQNQLWIDTLSKTKRLTVLSSKQIFSVI
- a CDS encoding outer membrane beta-barrel protein codes for the protein MTKFNHTTLSAKKSVLATALLAIFSLPTIAAPDSSTDTYTTKSGIQVTPSLSIDAKYDDNIYNQTNNETSSAVLIVAPAVSFKIDNGINTFSFDVGLNAGTYAENADDNYVDGDLGVAVHIENGKSHRFDFTASIASISEQRGSGLSEGAFDPNADLIRYSDLLLTATYEYGIRSTQARIAFTTEAGTTDYNNNNVFATADSNVSNNLFGTTFYYNTNAFTEVSLTLNGDYIRYDTASLKDSDVYNALLGLKWQSSSVITLDGKLGFEFKQFENTAVDDFDGLTWDIGAKWQPLRYTSFYLSTTQASQDPDSADGSYLVERDVDLSWVHAWSSKVDTSLAVTYQQDEYENEANNRLDEYLKYTAAVDYSFTQWLDASLYAEMINNDSNQQNISYDKFVTGLNLTFTL